From the genome of Lentilactobacillus buchneri, one region includes:
- a CDS encoding DUF177 domain-containing protein: MKWYFRDLQKYSDTDPFTFNENLQIKADLLDRYADEVIDASDFHVEGTAFADRGDVIIDSHIVGKLVVPSSRSLTPVDLPLDFTVEEFYVPSKAAESRYGKDDVVFVLDEDDMVDMQRAVVDNVILHIPMHVLSPEELAGKEMPSGDDWDVMSVDDYSKQKAELKTVDPRLAELKDFFKNRDSK, encoded by the coding sequence TTGAAATGGTACTTTAGAGACTTGCAAAAGTACTCGGATACTGATCCTTTCACATTCAACGAGAACCTTCAAATCAAAGCCGATTTGCTTGATCGCTACGCTGATGAAGTGATCGATGCATCCGACTTTCACGTTGAAGGAACTGCTTTTGCCGATCGTGGTGATGTGATTATTGACTCCCATATTGTTGGGAAGTTGGTCGTCCCGTCATCCCGTTCATTGACACCCGTTGACCTACCGCTTGATTTTACAGTTGAGGAGTTTTATGTTCCTTCCAAGGCTGCTGAATCACGGTATGGAAAAGATGACGTTGTCTTTGTTTTAGATGAAGATGATATGGTTGATATGCAAAGGGCAGTTGTTGATAATGTGATTTTGCATATTCCTATGCACGTCCTGTCTCCTGAAGAACTTGCAGGCAAAGAGATGCCAAGTGGTGACGATTGGGATGTTATGTCCGTCGATGACTACAGCAAGCAGAAGGCAGAATTGAAAACCGTTGATCCACGTCTGGCCGAATTGAAGGACTTTTTTAAGAATCGAGATTCGAAATAG
- the rpmF gene encoding 50S ribosomal protein L32 encodes MATPARRTSKARKRMRRGHIKLTTPNLSLDPKTGEYTMPHHVSPSGFYKGRKVIKDNK; translated from the coding sequence ATGGCTACACCAGCACGTAGAACTTCTAAAGCAAGAAAGCGCATGCGTCGCGGTCACATCAAGTTGACGACTCCTAATTTGAGCCTCGACCCAAAGACCGGTGAATACACCATGCCACATCACGTATCACCATCAGGCTTTTACAAAGGCCGTAAAGTTATCAAAGATAACAAGTAA